One Ricinus communis isolate WT05 ecotype wild-type chromosome 7, ASM1957865v1, whole genome shotgun sequence genomic region harbors:
- the LOC8273479 gene encoding uncharacterized protein LOC8273479, whose amino-acid sequence MAIKQQSSFSLVFLAPPSLLFLLLLAAGQAQATIIKHDLCESADYKRLCRSTLHGIKKPSEAIEAGIRNVIHKTRHAIFLSREMGNSENNDICKEMYDDVISDLEESIQNLKNGDKNTLNTNLSAAISYFSTCDDAFAEMDEVSPLTRANTVLEHMVDNTLSLVPLMHN is encoded by the coding sequence ATGGCTATCAAGCAGCAAAGCTCCTTCTCACTGGTCTTTCTTGCACCACCCAGTCTCCTTTTTCTCCTTCTCCTCGCGGCAGGTCAAGCTCAAGCCACCATTATAAAACATGATTTATGCGAATCTGCAGATTACAAGCGCCTTTGTAGATCAACTTTACATGGTATTAAGAAGCCAAGTGAAGCAATAGAGGCCGGGATCAGAAATGTAATCCATAAAACCAGACATGCAATCTTCCTGTCAAGAGAGATGGGTAACAGCGAGAACAACGATATCTGTAAAGAAATGTATGACGATGTCATTTCGGACCTTGAGGAATCAATTCAGAACCTGAAGAATGGTGATAAAAATACTCTTAATACCAACCTTTCTGCTGCTATTAGTTATTTCTCAACCTGTGATGATGCATTTGCAGAAATGGACGAAGTGAGTCCTCTTACTAGGGCTAATACTGTTCTCGAACATATGGTTGATAATACCTTGTCGCTTGTCCCTCTAATGCATAATTGA
- the LOC8273480 gene encoding alpha-glucan water dikinase, chloroplastic, which produces MSNSISHNLLQQSLVRHSVVLEHRNKLNSSSSSSAAASGIASLSAPQIRRSSISSSFYGNRLKISKSKLAIGTPRPATITPRAVLAMDPASELVGKFKLDGNSELQVSVSNAGSITQVNFQISYGSDSLLLHWGGIRDRKEKWILPSRCPDGTKNYKNRALRSPFVKSGSSSYLKIEIDDPAIQALEFLVLDEGQNKWFKYKGQNFHVKLPEREKVMIQNVSVPEELVQVQAYLRWERKGKQIYTPEQEKEEYDAARVELLEELARGTSVEDLRTRLTNRNDRHEIKEPPVAETKTKIPDDLVQIQSYIRWEKAGKPSYSPEQQLREFEEARQDLQREVKRGVSLDEIRKKIAKGEIQSKVSKQLQKQKYVSSEKIQRKRRDLAQLITKYAATPVEEPVSSEPKALKAIELFAKAKEEQVGGAVLNKKMFKLADGELLVLVTKPPGKTKIYVATDFREPVTLHWALSRNSREWSAPPSGVLPPGSVTLSEAAETQLTNVSSAELPYQVQSFELEIEEDNFVGMPFVLLSNGNWIKNKGSDFYIEFSGGPKQVQKDAGNGRGTAKALLDKIAEMESEAQKSFMHRFNIAADLMEQAKDSGELGLAGILVWMRFMATRQLIWNKNYNVKPREISKAQDRLTDLLQNIYTSQPQYREILRMIMSTVGRGGEGDVGQRIRDEILVIQRNNDCKGGMMEEWHQKLHNNTSPDDVVICQALIDYISSGFDISMYWKSLNENGITKERLLSYDRAIHSEPNFRRDQKDGLLRDLGNYMRTLKAVHSGADLESAIANCMGYRAEGQGFMVGVQINPISGLPSGFPELLQFVLEHVEDKNVEALLEGLLEARQELRPLLFKSHDRLKDLLFLDIALDSTVRTVIERGYEELNNAGQEKIMYFITLVLENLALSSDDNEDLIYCMKGWNHALSMSKSKSDQWALYAKSVLDRTRLALSSKAEWYQQVLQPSAEYLGSLLGVDQWAVNIFTEEIIRAGSAASLSSLLNRLDPILRKTANLGSWQVISPVEVAGYVVVVDELLTVQNKSYGRPTILVARRVKGEEEIPDGTVAVLTPDMPDVLSHVSVRARNGKVCFATCFDHNILEKLQAHEGKLLQLKPTSADIVYNEISEGELADSSSTNMKEVGSSPIKLVKKQFSGRYAISSDEFTSEMVGAKSRNISHLKGKVPSWIGIPTSVALPFGVFEKVLSDGSNKEVAKKLELLKKKLGEGDFSVLGKIRETVLGLAAPQQLVQELKTSMQSSGMPWPGDEGEQRWQQAWMAIKKVWASKWNERAYFSTRKVKLDHDYLCMAVLVQEIINADYAFVIHTTNPSSGDSSEIYAEVVRGLGETLVGAYPGRALSFVCKKQDLNSPQVLGYPSKPIGLFIRRSIIFRSDSNGEDLEGYAGAGLYDSVPMDEEEKVVIDYSSDPLIMDGNFRQSILSSIARAGSAIEELHGSAQDIEGVIRDGKLYVVQTRPQM; this is translated from the exons atgagtaATAGCATAAGTCACAATTTGTTACAGCAGAGTTTGGTTAGACACTCAGTAGTATTAGAACATCGAAACAAGCTCAACTCTTCGTCGTCTTCTTCTGCTGCTGCTTCTGGCATTGCTTCTTTATCGGCACCGCAGATACGCAGGTCGTCGATATCATCTAGTTTTTATGGAAACAGATTAAAAATTAGCAAATCAAAATTAGCTATTGGAACTCCTCGTCCTGCTACTATCACTCCGCGTGCTGTTTTAGCTATGGATCCTGCTTCTGAG CTTGTAGGAAAATTCAAACTTGATGGAAATTCTGAATTGCAG GTTTCTGTTAGCAATGCTGGTTCTATAACGCAAGTAAATTTTCAGATTTCATATGGTAGCGATTCTTTGCTGCTACATTGGGGTGGGATACGTGATAGAAAGGA AAAGTGGATACTTCCTTCTCGTTGTCCAGATGGAACCAAAAATTACAAGAACAGAGCCCTTAGAAGTCCTTTTGTTAAG TCTGGTTCAAGTTCTTACCTCAAAATTGAGATTGATGATCCTGCAATACAAGCGTTAGAGTTTCTAGTACTTGATGAAGGCCAGAACAAATG gtTTAAATATAAAGGTCAGAACTTTCATGTTAAGTTACCTGAAAGAGAGAAGGTAATGATTCAAAATGTCTCAGTTCCTGAAGAGCTTGTACAGGTTCAAGCATATCTGAGGTGGGAAAGAAAGGGCAAACAGATATATACCCCTGAACAAGAGAAG GAAGAATATGATGCTGCTCGTGTTGAGCTATTGGAGGAATTAGCCAGAGGTACTTCTGTCGAGGACCTTCGAACAAGGCTTACAAACAGAAATGATAGACATGAAATTAAGGAGCCACCAGTCGCTGAAACGAAAACCAAGATACCTGATGATCTTGTACAGATTCAATCTTATATAAGATGGGAAAAAGCAGGGAAACCCTCCTATTCTCCAGAGCAGCAACTG aGGGAATTTGAGGAAGCAAGGCAAGACTTGCAGAGAGAAGTGAAAAGAGGCGTATCTCTTGATGAGATAAGGAAGAAGATAGCTAAAGGAGAGATCCAGAGCAAGGTTTCAAAGCAGCTGCAGAAACAAAAGTATGTTAGTAGTGAAAAAATTCAACGCAAAAGGAGGGACTTAGCACAGCTTATTACTAAATATGCAGCTACACCTGTAGAGGAGCCAGTATCATCAGAACCAAAAGCCTTGAAGGCAATTGAACTTTTTGCTAAGGCAAAGGAAGAACAAGTTGGTGGTGCTGTTCTGAACAAGAAAATGTTCAAGCTTGCTGATGGGGAACTTCTA GTACTTGTGACCAAGCCTCCTGGCAAGACAAAGATTTATGTTGCCACTGATTTCAGAGAGCCAGTGACTCTTCACTGGGCTTTGTCTAGAAATAGTAGAGAGTGGTCG GCACCACCTTCAGGTGTGTTGCCCCCTGGTTCAGTTACATTGAGCGAGGCTGCTGAAACACAACTGACCAATGTTTCTTCTGCTGAACTTCCTTACCAG GTCCAATCTTTTGAACTGGAGATTGAAGAAGACAATTTTGTAGGGATGCCTTTTGTGCTTTTGTCTAATGGAAACTGGATAAAGAATAAGGGCTCGGACTTTTATATTGAATTTAGTGGTGGACCTAAGCAAGTCCAAAAG GACGCTGGTAACGGCAGAGGTACAGCAAAAGCATTGTTGGATAAAATTGCAGAGATGGAGAGTGAAGCACAGAAGTCCTTTATGCACCG ATTTAATATTGCAGCAGATTTAATGGAGCAAGCAAAGGATTCTGGTGAATTGGGTCTTGCAGGGATCTTGGTGTGGATGAGGTTTATGGCTACAAGGCAACTTATTTGGAACAAGAATTACAATGTTAAACCACG TGAGATCAGTAAAGCACAGGATAGGCTGACAGACTTGCTCCAGAATATTTACACAAGTCAACCACAATATCGGGAGATTTTGAGGATGATTATGTCTACTGTTGGTCGAGGAGGTGAAGGTGATGTGGGACAACGTATTCGGGATGAAATCCTGGTTATTCAG AGAAACAATGACTGCAAAGGTGGAATGATGGAGGAATGGCATCAGAAGCTGCACAATAACACGAGTCCTGATGATGTCGTAATCTGCCAG GCATTAATTGACTACATTAGTAGTGGATTTGACATCAGCATGTACTGGAAAAGTTTGAATGAAAATGGAATAACAAAAGAACGACTTTTAAGTTATGATCGTGCCATCCATTCTGAACCAAACTTCAGAAGAGATCAAAAAGATGGTCTCCTGCGCGATCTTGGAAACTATATGAGAACTTTGAAG GCAGTTCATTCAGGTGCAGATCTCGAGTCTGCTATTGCAAATTGTATGGGTTACAGAGCTGAG GGTCAAGGCTTCATGGTTGGAGTGCAGATAAATCCCATTTCAGGATTGCCATCTGGATTTCCA GAATTGCTTCAATTTGTTTTGGAACATGTTGAAGATAAAAATGTAGAAGCACTtcttgag GGTTTACTGGAGGCTCGGCAGGAGCTTAGGCCATTGCTGTTTAAGTCACATGATCGTCTGAAGGATCTTCTATTTTTGGATATTGCCCTTGATTCTACTGTCAGGACAGTTATTGAGAGGGGATACGAAGAATTAAATAATGCTGGgcaagag AAAATAATGTATTTCATCACTCTGGTTCTTGAAAATCTTGCACTTTCCTCGGATGACAATGAAGATCTTATCTATTGCATGAAG GGATGGAATCATGCCCTAAGTATGTCCAAAAGTAAAAGTGATCAATGGGCATTATATGCAAAATCAGTCCTTGACAGAACTCGCCTTGCCCTATCTAGCAAGGCTGAATGGTATCAGCAAGTTTTGCAACCATCAGCAGAGTATTTGGGATCACTGCTTGGGGTGGACCAGTGGGCT GTGAACATATTTACTGAAGAAATTATCCGTGCTGGATCAGCTGCATCTTTGTCCTCCCTTCTTAATCGACTCGATCCAATTCTTCGGAAAACTGCTAATCTTGGAAG TTGGCAGGTTATTAGCCCAGTTGAAGTTGCTGGATATGTTGTTGTTGTGGACGAGTTACTCACAGTACAAAATAAATCTTATGGTCGGCCTACAATTTTGGTGGCAAGAAGAgtaaaaggagaagaagaaattccAGACGGTACAGTTGCTGTGCTGACACCTGACATGCCAGATGTCTTATCCCATGTGTCTGTGCGAGCAAGGAATGGCAAG GTTTGCTTTGCAACATGCTTTGATCACAACATTTTGGAAAAACTCCAAGCACATGAAGGGAAATTGTTGCAGCTGAAACCCACATCAGCAGATATTGTCTATAA TGAGATATCTGAGGGTGAACTAGCAGATTCAAGTTCAACTAACATGAAAGAAGTTGGTTCTTCACCTATAAAGTTGGTAAAAAAGCAGTTCAGCGGTAGATATGCTATATCATCTGACGAGTTTACAAGTGAAATG GTTGGTGCCAAATCACGCAATATCTCGcatttaaaaggaaaagtgCCATCTTGGATTGGGATTCCTACATCGGTTGCCTTACCATTTGGAGTTTTTGAGAAGGTTCTTTCAGATGGTTCAAATAAG GAAGTGGCTAAGAAGTTGGAACTGTTGAAGAAAAAGTTGGGAGAAGGAGATTTTAGTGTCCTTGGAAAAATCCGTGAGACAGTTTTAGGACTGGCAGCACCGCAGCAGTTG GTGCAAGAGCTGAAGACCAGTATGCAAAGTTCTGGGATGCCGTGGCCTGGTGATGAAGGAGAACAACGATGGCAGCAGGCATGGATGGCTATCAAGAAG GTCTGGGCATCAAAATGGAATGAGAGAGCATACTTCAGCACAAGGAAAGTGAAGTTAGACCATGATTACCTCTGCATGGCTGTCCTGGTTCAGGAGATTATAAATGCTGATTATGCATTTGTTATCCACACAACCAATCCATCCTCAGGGGACTCATCGGAGATCTACGCCGAG GTGGTGAGGGGACTTGGAGAAACTCTAGTTGGAGCTTACCCTGGTCGGGCTCTCAGTTTTGTCTGCAAGAAACAAGATTTGAACTCTCCTCAG GTGTTGGGTTACCCAAGCAAACCCATCGGCCTCTTTATAAGACGTTCTATTATCTTCAGATCTGACTCAAATGGTGAGGATCTGGAAGGTTATGCTGGTGCAGGCCTTTATGATAG TGTTCCAAtggatgaagaagaaaaggttgTTATTGATTACTCATCTGATCCGTTGATCATGGATGGCAACTTTCGGCAATCAATTCTCTCCAGCATTGCTCGTGCAGGAAGTGCAATTGAGGAGCTCCATGGATCTGCACAAGACATTGAAGGTGTGATAAGGGACGGAAAACTCTACGTGGTTCAGACAAGACCCCAGATGTAA
- the LOC8273481 gene encoding heme-binding protein 2 produces MEVPLLILVAATICFGASNLVFYGHAIGSPNYTLLHSESDYELRLYREVSWISALVQGSSFQKSTKDGFHRIYQYIHGENLNSAQLPMTAPVLTSIVPSSTATVHYVRLFLNKSNPPQPNPELNLQFTKWRAQCIAVRNFSGFAEDDNVKKEMEGLVASLTKHSTGNTAVINDTSSYTIAQYNSSHYQSRRYNEVWIDVSGVNIDGCLPH; encoded by the exons ATGGAGGTTCCATTGTTAATCTTGGTGGCAGCTACAATTTGCTTCGGTGCATCTAACCTGGTTTTCTATGGCCATGCAATTGGATCCCCTAATTACACATTACTACACTCTGAATCAGATTATGAGCTCAGACTCTACAGAGAAGTTTCCTGGATATCTGCTCTTGTCCAGGGAAGCTCTTTTCAGAAATCTACTAAAGATGGCTTTCACAG GATTTACCAATACATCCATGGAGAAAACCTCAACTCTGCACAACTTCCAATGACTGCTCCTGTCTTAACAAGCATCGTGCCGTCATCAACAGCTACTGTACACTACGTAAGATTGTTCTTAAATAAGAGTAACCCTCCACAACCCAATCCTGAACTGAATTTGCAGTTTACCAAATGGAGAGCTCAGTGTATAGCGGTTAGAAATTTTTCTGGGTTCGCTGAGGATGATAATGTTAAGAAAGAAATGGAGGGTCTAGTTGCCAGTCTAACTAAACACTCAACTGGAAATACCGCAGTTATAAATGACACCAGTTCCTACACAATTGCCCAGTACAACTCTTCACACTACCAATCAAGGCGATATAATGAAGTGTGGATTGATGTTTCTGGTGTTAATATAGATGGTTGTTTACCTCATTGA